From the Aquitalea magnusonii genome, one window contains:
- a CDS encoding response regulator: protein MKTILLVDDSATMIMSLRQTLEMSGFTVVTAADGVQGLDKLKTGLRPDLMITDINMPNMNGLELIKEARKLLRFTPILALTTETQQASRDVAKQHGATGWLVKPITGADLLKVIRQVLPGA from the coding sequence ATGAAAACCATTCTGCTGGTCGATGATTCCGCAACCATGATCATGAGCTTGCGCCAGACCCTTGAGATGAGTGGCTTTACCGTGGTTACTGCCGCGGATGGTGTGCAGGGTCTGGACAAACTGAAGACCGGGTTGCGCCCTGACTTGATGATTACCGATATCAACATGCCGAACATGAATGGACTGGAGCTCATCAAGGAAGCCAGAAAGTTGCTGCGCTTCACCCCTATTCTGGCACTGACTACCGAAACCCAGCAGGCCAGTCGGGATGTGGCAAAACAACATGGGGCCACCGGTTGGCTGGTCAAGCCCATTACTGGCGCGGATCTGCTCAAGGTGATTCGCCAGGTGCTGCCAGGAGCCTGA
- a CDS encoding methyl-accepting chemotaxis protein, whose protein sequence is MMRETEPAPDPRAKLALVRWACLAVVLLATVLLSWSGSVSWYMVLAEGVVLAVCLLTEPRVSTPPVPVQQQANDQQTEKVATQLHAYADLNGFLQDQLKDIERTTEAAAIGVMEGLQGIEETSRQIVSETGNFLEHASGLVASSRQEASMNRESITELGNMQRERATRQQEEQSRIAKVSVEVERLQPYAELIRKIANQTNLLALNAAIEAARAGEHGRAFAVVADEVRNLSVQTDSAAAQITDGIAAVTAAIAAELEQIMRMDLHEREGEKLSLISSQFLQMNDHLAAVVQEQQGFTSHVHAAVQAIAGGVGLALEKMQFQDIVRQQLEHLVRVAASSAEHQQQMAASIKQGVDMTVSDISTIVRQLGEGHVMHVQREDFSRRMGGKVENEAPKVELF, encoded by the coding sequence ATGATGCGTGAAACAGAACCTGCCCCTGACCCGCGCGCGAAACTTGCTCTCGTGCGTTGGGCATGTCTGGCGGTGGTCCTGCTGGCCACAGTCCTGCTGAGCTGGTCGGGCAGTGTCAGCTGGTACATGGTGCTTGCTGAAGGTGTGGTGCTGGCTGTCTGCCTGCTGACCGAACCGCGTGTCTCCACACCGCCCGTACCGGTGCAACAGCAAGCAAATGATCAGCAGACTGAAAAGGTAGCCACTCAGCTGCATGCATATGCAGACCTCAACGGTTTCCTGCAAGACCAGCTCAAAGACATAGAGCGCACTACGGAAGCCGCAGCCATCGGCGTTATGGAAGGGTTGCAGGGTATAGAAGAGACAAGTCGACAGATTGTCTCGGAAACCGGCAACTTCCTGGAGCATGCATCCGGGCTGGTGGCATCGTCCCGCCAGGAAGCCAGCATGAATCGTGAATCCATCACCGAGCTGGGCAATATGCAACGAGAAAGAGCCACGCGGCAACAGGAAGAACAGTCGCGTATTGCCAAGGTTTCTGTTGAGGTGGAGCGGCTGCAACCCTATGCCGAACTGATCCGCAAAATAGCCAACCAGACCAATTTGCTGGCACTGAATGCAGCCATCGAAGCCGCACGTGCCGGTGAACATGGCCGCGCATTTGCGGTGGTGGCAGATGAAGTGCGCAACCTATCGGTCCAGACTGACAGTGCCGCTGCGCAGATTACTGATGGTATTGCTGCGGTCACCGCTGCGATTGCGGCAGAACTGGAACAGATCATGCGTATGGACCTGCATGAACGCGAAGGTGAAAAACTTTCCCTTATTTCCAGTCAGTTCCTGCAAATGAATGACCACCTGGCCGCGGTGGTGCAGGAGCAGCAAGGCTTCACCTCTCATGTGCATGCGGCAGTACAGGCCATTGCCGGTGGCGTGGGGCTGGCACTGGAGAAAATGCAGTTTCAGGATATCGTGCGGCAGCAACTGGAGCACTTGGTGCGCGTTGCTGCCAGCTCGGCTGAGCACCAGCAGCAAATGGCCGCGAGCATCAAGCAGGGTGTGGATATGACAGTGAGCGATATCAGCACCATTGTCCGGCAGCTGGGGGAGGGGCATGTAATGCATGTCCAGCGCGAGGACTTTTCCAGAAGGATGGGCGGGAAAGTCGAAAATGAGGCCCCAAAGGTCGAACTTTTCTGA